A window of Euwallacea similis isolate ESF13 chromosome 10, ESF131.1, whole genome shotgun sequence contains these coding sequences:
- the mtDNA-helicase gene encoding mitochondrial DNA helicase isoform X2, with protein sequence MNFFKRANSLLARKRLSLQRPNVSTVEGIPEVSVPLIKKALTQSSLNIEEGFTCFITKCSICKQGKSEAKARLYVNKTTGMYMCSFCKHAGQWDELVGLLNLSKSKRLKLKEQIDSFPEVKTMSESLEKIRQSTKELKMFDGEELQTTLAKFKFPNLDISLLAALDIRSNEKNTLLYFPLENVENEVVGFRTLHCYSKEETIIPSINCGGILTAHSSRARDTAVLVPNVIDFLVLLKAKLSVHLVCLPDDVNALSQYYLPSFERFKKLVLWLGVDSKARDSARDFARKLDEKRCHLVRPNELLPHLNPNQDFKSIVANAQVLWHQSITSFSSLRSGVLSDLQNVDKVQGVKWKKFPTLNKIMLGHRRGELTVLTGSTGCGKTTFMSEYSLDLAMQGVNTLWGSFEIRNTRLARTMLQQMAGFPLAENLDKFDQVADVFEKLPIYFMTFHGPQKIKDVMEAVEHAAYAHDIVHVIIDNIQFMMGMSEEPKHMDRFWKQDAIIAAFRTFATRRNCHVTLVIHPR encoded by the exons ATGAACTTTTTCAAAAGAGCCAACTCCCTTTTGGCCCGAAAACGACTTTCTCTTCAGCGCCCTAACGTCAGCACGGTCGAGGGCATTCCAGAGGTGTCTGTTCCCTTAATCAAGAAAGCGCTAACCCAAAGCagtttaaatattgaagagGGGTTTACATGCTTTATTACAAAATGTAGTATTTGCAAGCAGGGTAAAAGCGAAGCTAAAGCAAGGCtatatgttaataaaactACAG GGATGTACATGTGTAGCTTTTGTAAGCATGCTGGTCAATGGGATGAGTTGGTAGGTCTGTTGAATCTATCAAAATCAAAACGGTTGAAATTGAAGGAACAAATTGATAGTTTTCCTGAAGTTAAAACCATGAGTGAATCTCTGGAAAAGATCAGGCAAAGTACTAAGGAATTGAAGATGTTTGATGGTGAGGAGCTTCAGACTACTTTAGCCAAATTCAAGTTTCCT aatttagaCATCTCCCTTCTGGCTGCCCTGGATATAcgatcaaatgaaaaaaacaccCTGCTTTACTTCCCCttagaaaatgttgaaaatgaagtGGTTGGTTTCAGAACTTTACACTGCTACTCCAAAGAGGAGACAATTATTCCCAGTATAAATTGTGGAGGCATCTTAACTGCTCATTCTTCTCGAGCACGAGATACTGCAGTTCTAGTGCCAAATGTTATTGACTTTCTAGTTTTGTTAAAAGCAAAACTCTCAGTTCATTTAGTGTGTTTACCAGATGATGTTAATGCCCTTTCTCAATATTATTTACCTAGTTTTGAGcggtttaaaaaattagtgctGTGGCTGGGAGTCGATAGCAAAGCCCGGGACTCTGCCagagattttgcaagaaaactGGATGAGAAAAGGTGTCATCTGGTGCGTCCCAACGAGCTGCTACCGCACTTGAACCCCAATCAGGACTTCAAAAGCATTGTGGCTAATGCGCAAGTTTTGTGGCATCAGAGTATTACAAGTTTTAGCAGTTTGAGGTCGGGGGTGTTATCTGATTTACAGAACGTCGATAAAGTACAAGGCGTGAAATGGAAGAAGTTTCCTACgttgaataaaataatgttgggGCACCGCAGAGGAGAATTGACAGTGTTGACTGGATCTACTGGATGCGGCAAAACCACTTTTATGAGTGAATATTCATTGGATTTAGCCATGCAAGGG GTGAACACCTTGTGGGGTAGCTTTGAAATACGCAACACTAGACTAGCTAGGACTATGCTACAGCAAATGGCTGGCTTTCCCTTAGCCgaaaatttggataaattcGATCAAGTGGCCGACGTTTTTGAGAAGCTTCCGATTTACTTTATGACGTTCCACGGCCCTCAGAAAATTAAAGATGTAATGGAG GCCGTTGAACACGCTGCCTACGCACATGACATTGTCCACGTAATAATAGACAATATTCAATTTATGATGGGCATGTCTGAGGAACCCAAGCATATGGATCGATTCTGGAAGCAAGACGCTATTATTGCTGCATTTCGAACTTTTGCTACCAGAAGGAATTGCCACGTCACTTTGGTTATTCACCCTAGGTAA
- the mtDNA-helicase gene encoding mitochondrial DNA helicase isoform X1, producing the protein MNFFKRANSLLARKRLSLQRPNVSTVEGIPEVSVPLIKKALTQSSLNIEEGFTCFITKCSICKQGKSEAKARLYVNKTTGMYMCSFCKHAGQWDELVGLLNLSKSKRLKLKEQIDSFPEVKTMSESLEKIRQSTKELKMFDGEELQTTLAKFKFPNLDISLLAALDIRSNEKNTLLYFPLENVENEVVGFRTLHCYSKEETIIPSINCGGILTAHSSRARDTAVLVPNVIDFLVLLKAKLSVHLVCLPDDVNALSQYYLPSFERFKKLVLWLGVDSKARDSARDFARKLDEKRCHLVRPNELLPHLNPNQDFKSIVANAQVLWHQSITSFSSLRSGVLSDLQNVDKVQGVKWKKFPTLNKIMLGHRRGELTVLTGSTGCGKTTFMSEYSLDLAMQGVNTLWGSFEIRNTRLARTMLQQMAGFPLAENLDKFDQVADVFEKLPIYFMTFHGPQKIKDVMEAVEHAAYAHDIVHVIIDNIQFMMGMSEEPKHMDRFWKQDAIIAAFRTFATRRNCHVTLVIHPRKEREDEDLTISSIFGSAKASQESDNIIIIQDKRLTSVKGKKYLQVVKNRYSGDLGVMPLVFDKKALSYAQKRAKERENNTPTVTDNNIEDVEDQKLE; encoded by the exons ATGAACTTTTTCAAAAGAGCCAACTCCCTTTTGGCCCGAAAACGACTTTCTCTTCAGCGCCCTAACGTCAGCACGGTCGAGGGCATTCCAGAGGTGTCTGTTCCCTTAATCAAGAAAGCGCTAACCCAAAGCagtttaaatattgaagagGGGTTTACATGCTTTATTACAAAATGTAGTATTTGCAAGCAGGGTAAAAGCGAAGCTAAAGCAAGGCtatatgttaataaaactACAG GGATGTACATGTGTAGCTTTTGTAAGCATGCTGGTCAATGGGATGAGTTGGTAGGTCTGTTGAATCTATCAAAATCAAAACGGTTGAAATTGAAGGAACAAATTGATAGTTTTCCTGAAGTTAAAACCATGAGTGAATCTCTGGAAAAGATCAGGCAAAGTACTAAGGAATTGAAGATGTTTGATGGTGAGGAGCTTCAGACTACTTTAGCCAAATTCAAGTTTCCT aatttagaCATCTCCCTTCTGGCTGCCCTGGATATAcgatcaaatgaaaaaaacaccCTGCTTTACTTCCCCttagaaaatgttgaaaatgaagtGGTTGGTTTCAGAACTTTACACTGCTACTCCAAAGAGGAGACAATTATTCCCAGTATAAATTGTGGAGGCATCTTAACTGCTCATTCTTCTCGAGCACGAGATACTGCAGTTCTAGTGCCAAATGTTATTGACTTTCTAGTTTTGTTAAAAGCAAAACTCTCAGTTCATTTAGTGTGTTTACCAGATGATGTTAATGCCCTTTCTCAATATTATTTACCTAGTTTTGAGcggtttaaaaaattagtgctGTGGCTGGGAGTCGATAGCAAAGCCCGGGACTCTGCCagagattttgcaagaaaactGGATGAGAAAAGGTGTCATCTGGTGCGTCCCAACGAGCTGCTACCGCACTTGAACCCCAATCAGGACTTCAAAAGCATTGTGGCTAATGCGCAAGTTTTGTGGCATCAGAGTATTACAAGTTTTAGCAGTTTGAGGTCGGGGGTGTTATCTGATTTACAGAACGTCGATAAAGTACAAGGCGTGAAATGGAAGAAGTTTCCTACgttgaataaaataatgttgggGCACCGCAGAGGAGAATTGACAGTGTTGACTGGATCTACTGGATGCGGCAAAACCACTTTTATGAGTGAATATTCATTGGATTTAGCCATGCAAGGG GTGAACACCTTGTGGGGTAGCTTTGAAATACGCAACACTAGACTAGCTAGGACTATGCTACAGCAAATGGCTGGCTTTCCCTTAGCCgaaaatttggataaattcGATCAAGTGGCCGACGTTTTTGAGAAGCTTCCGATTTACTTTATGACGTTCCACGGCCCTCAGAAAATTAAAGATGTAATGGAG GCCGTTGAACACGCTGCCTACGCACATGACATTGTCCACGTAATAATAGACAATATTCAATTTATGATGGGCATGTCTGAGGAACCCAAGCATATGGATCGATTCTGGAAGCAAGACGCTATTATTGCTGCATTTCGAACTTTTGCTACCAGAAGGAATTGCCACGTCACTTTGGTTATTCACCCTAG GAAAGAAAGAGAAGATGAAGACTTGACTATAAGCTCGATATTTGGTAGCGCCAAAGCCTCCCAAGAATCggataatataattataatacaaGACAAGAGACTGACTTCAGTTAAAGGGAAGAAATATCTACAG GTCGTTAAAAACCGGTACAGCGGAGATTTAGGTGTGATGCCTTTAGTTTTCGACAAGAAGGCTCTGAGTTACGCGCAGAAAAGAGCcaaagaaagagaaaataataCACCTACTGTGACTGATAACAACATTGAGGATGTTGAGGATCAAAAGTTAgaatag
- the Dci gene encoding enoyl-CoA delta isomerase 3, peroxisomal gives MSKKQVVESTFRDGVRKIILNRPEKKNAFNKYMYQKLTQILKEDSQDDNVVLTIITGTGDFYSSGNDFKTNMEDVSSMDDIQKFVEAFIEYPKIIIAVLNGPAIGIAATTLALCDIVYASDRAYLETPFVRRGLCAEGTSSFMFPRILGRSKASEALLLAKKITSQDAYRLGFISAVIPHEQLPGFIESLYQYGSLSVNTIKINKRLAMEHVKKQLLRASQMEFEQLLECIASEEFSQILGEMVKNKSKL, from the exons atgtctaaGAAGCAGGTGGTAGAATCAACCTTTAGGGATGGGGTTCGTAAGATAATCCTCAATAGGCCAGAGAAAAAGAATGCCTTTAATAAATACATGTACCAAAAATTGACCCAGATTTTGAAAGAAGATTCCCAAGATGACAATGTTGTTCTTACTATTATAACTGGAACAGGTGACTTTTACTCTAGTGGCaatgattttaaaactaatatgGAAGATGTATCTTCAATGGATGATATCCAGAAATTTGTAGAAGCTTTTATAGAGTACCCCAAGATAATTATAG CTGTTTTAAATGGACCAGCCATAGGGATAGCAGCCACCACATTAGCCTTATGTGACATAGTCTATGCCTCTGATCGAGCTTATCTTGAAACCCCCTTTGTTCGTCGAGGATTGTGTGCAGAAGGAACTTCCAGCTTTATGTTTCCAAGGATTTTGGGACGTAGCAAAGCCTCTGAAGCTTTACTTCTggctaaaaaaatcacaagtCAAGATGCATATAGACTGGGATTTATTTCTGCTGTGATACCTCATGAGCAATTGCCTGGATTCATAGAGAGTTTGTACCAATATGGGTCATTGTCAGTGAatactattaaaattaataaaagactGGCGATGGAACATGTGAAGAAGCAGTTACTTAGGGCTTCTCAAATGGAGTTTGAACAATTGCTTGAATGTATTGCTTCTGAAGAATTTTCCCAAATTCTTGGGGAGATGGTAAAGAATAAAAGCAAGTTATAA